Proteins from a single region of Lasioglossum baleicum chromosome 1, iyLasBale1, whole genome shotgun sequence:
- the LOC143212969 gene encoding dual specificity protein phosphatase 19 translates to MDLKTLLSIKKSNLKPCKTVVTNTLGQRYEEVDGERKELSAGIPFVVDNKPDLQVAQIIPGLFLSSQDPIVNIDILQTHNIHSVLSVGIDAPIKFDGIKYYYCDLLDLPETDVTASIGKCRKIIDENRNENILVHCNAGVSRSPTIVISYLMVSEGLFFDDAYCKVKKVRDRIKPNEGFIKQLRTLQMARDESAYKGNY, encoded by the coding sequence ATGGATCTAAAAACTTTGCTATCCATTAAAAAGTCAAACTTGAAACCGTGTAAAACTGTTGTAACGAATACGCTCGGGCAGAGATACGAAGAAGTTGATGGAGAAAGGAAGGAATTATCGGCTGGAATACCATTCGTTGTAGATAATAAACCCGATTTACAAGTTGCACAGATAATACCAGGATTGTTTCTAAGCTCGCAAGACCCTATTGTAAATATAGATATTTTACAAACACATAATATTCATAGTGTTCTAAGCGTTGGTATTGACGCGCCAATTAAATTTGACGgtatcaaatattattattgcgACTTACTAGATTTACCCGAAACTGATGTCACTGCATCGATAGGAAAGTGCAGAAAAATTATAGATGAGAAccggaatgaaaatattcttgtACACTGCAACGCTGGTGTATCTCGTTCGCCGACTATTGTTATTTCTTACTTGATGGTATCCGAGGGATTATTCTTTGACGATGCTTACTGCAAAGTGAAAAAAGTTAGGGATCGCATCAAACCAAACGAGGGATTTATAAAACAATTACGAACATTACAAATGGCACGCGATGAATCAGCGtacaaaggaaattattaa